A genomic stretch from Antarcticibacterium flavum includes:
- the rpmI gene encoding 50S ribosomal protein L35, with the protein MPKMKTKSSAKKRFKLTGTGKIKRKHAFKSHILTKKSKKRKLALTHSTLVHEADEANIKSQLRLK; encoded by the coding sequence ATGCCGAAAATGAAAACAAAATCCAGTGCCAAGAAGCGTTTCAAGCTTACAGGTACCGGTAAAATAAAAAGAAAGCACGCGTTTAAAAGCCACATCTTAACAAAGAAGTCTAAAAAACGTAAGCTTGCTTTGACGCACAGTACTTTGGTACATGAGGCCGATGAAGCAAATATCAAATCTCAATTACGATTAAAGTAA
- the thrS gene encoding threonine--tRNA ligase, producing MIKISLPDGSIKEFESGATPMDVARSISEGLARNVITAKFNDTVVETSTPLTTDGSLTLFTWTDKEGKKAFWHSTSHVMAQAIEQLYPGVKLTIGPAIENGFYYDIDFGEHKISENDFKKIEDRMLEIARGKHDFQMRSSTKAEALDFYKKQNNPFKVELIENLEDGTITFCDHDTFTDLCRGGHIPNTGIIKAVKLTTAAGAYWRGDEKNKQLTRVYGISFPKQKELKEYLELLEEAKKRDHRKLGKELELFTFSQKVGQGLPLWLPKGAALRERLENFLKKAQKTAGYEMVMTPHIGQKELYVTSGHYAKYGEDSFQPIHTPNEGEEFLLKPMNCPHHCEIYNASPWSYRDLPKRFAEFGTVYRYEQSGELHGLTRVRGFTQDDAHIFCTPDQLDEEFKKVIDLTLYVFESLGFDDFTAQVSLRDPENKEKYIGSDEVWDKAESAIISAADDKGLNYIVETGEAAFYGPKLDFMVKDALGRSWQLGTIQVDYNLPERFDLTYKGSDNEMHRPVMIHRAPFGSMERFVAVLLENTGGNFPLWLMPEQATILSLSEKYEKYSQKVLSLLENHEIRALTNHRNDTIGKKIRDAEMAKIPYMLIVGEQEEKDGTVSVRKHGEGDIGTMPVEDFIELINKEIKRTLKTFKV from the coding sequence ATGATAAAGATAAGTTTGCCAGATGGCTCTATAAAAGAATTTGAAAGCGGTGCTACTCCTATGGATGTAGCCAGGAGCATTAGCGAAGGCCTTGCAAGGAATGTAATTACAGCAAAATTCAATGACACTGTTGTAGAAACCTCTACTCCACTTACTACAGACGGCAGTCTAACTCTTTTTACCTGGACCGACAAGGAAGGCAAAAAGGCCTTCTGGCATTCTACTTCCCACGTTATGGCACAGGCCATCGAGCAACTATACCCCGGGGTGAAACTTACAATTGGTCCCGCAATAGAAAATGGGTTTTATTATGACATCGATTTTGGAGAACATAAGATCTCTGAAAATGATTTCAAAAAAATAGAAGACCGGATGCTGGAGATCGCAAGAGGAAAACATGATTTCCAAATGAGGTCCTCTACCAAAGCGGAAGCTCTCGACTTTTATAAAAAACAAAATAATCCTTTTAAGGTAGAACTAATAGAGAACCTGGAGGACGGCACAATTACTTTTTGTGATCATGATACCTTTACAGACCTTTGTCGCGGGGGACATATTCCAAATACCGGGATCATAAAAGCAGTAAAACTTACGACTGCAGCAGGGGCATACTGGAGAGGGGATGAGAAAAACAAACAACTCACCAGGGTATATGGGATCTCATTTCCTAAACAAAAAGAGCTTAAGGAATACTTGGAACTACTTGAAGAAGCAAAAAAACGTGACCACAGGAAGCTTGGGAAGGAACTGGAGCTTTTCACTTTTTCACAAAAAGTAGGACAGGGACTGCCACTTTGGCTGCCTAAAGGCGCAGCATTAAGGGAGCGTCTTGAAAATTTCCTGAAGAAAGCCCAAAAAACAGCCGGATATGAAATGGTAATGACTCCACATATTGGCCAAAAGGAGCTGTATGTAACTTCCGGCCATTATGCCAAATACGGGGAGGATAGTTTCCAGCCTATACACACGCCCAATGAAGGAGAGGAATTTCTTCTAAAACCAATGAACTGTCCGCACCACTGCGAGATATATAATGCCTCTCCCTGGAGTTACCGTGATCTTCCAAAAAGATTTGCAGAATTTGGTACTGTATACAGGTATGAGCAAAGTGGGGAACTACATGGGTTAACACGGGTAAGGGGCTTCACCCAGGATGATGCACATATATTTTGCACACCAGATCAACTGGACGAGGAGTTTAAAAAAGTAATTGATTTAACTTTATATGTGTTCGAATCCCTGGGGTTTGATGATTTTACCGCCCAGGTTTCCTTACGGGATCCTGAGAACAAAGAGAAATACATTGGCAGTGATGAAGTTTGGGACAAGGCTGAAAGCGCCATAATTTCTGCAGCAGACGATAAGGGACTTAACTATATAGTCGAAACCGGGGAAGCTGCTTTTTACGGGCCAAAGCTGGATTTCATGGTTAAGGATGCCCTTGGAAGAAGCTGGCAACTTGGCACCATACAGGTGGATTATAACCTGCCGGAGCGTTTTGACCTGACATATAAGGGAAGTGACAATGAAATGCACCGTCCGGTAATGATACACCGTGCACCTTTTGGCAGTATGGAACGTTTTGTGGCAGTACTGCTGGAAAATACGGGAGGAAATTTCCCGTTATGGTTGATGCCTGAGCAGGCTACTATTCTCTCTCTCAGCGAGAAATATGAAAAATACTCACAAAAAGTTTTAAGTTTGTTGGAAAATCACGAAATTCGCGCCCTAACCAATCACCGTAATGATACGATTGGAAAGAAAATAAGGGATGCCGAAATGGCAAAGATCCCTTATATGCTTATTGTAGGTGAACAGGAAGAGAAAGATGGTACAGTTTCTGTACGTAAACATGGTGAAGGCGATATAGGTACAATGCCTGTGGAGGACTTCATTGAATTAATAAATAAAGAAATTAAAAGAACGCTTAAAACGTTTAAAGTTTAA
- the infC gene encoding translation initiation factor IF-3, protein MKEDQHRINGKIRSDEVRLVGDNVEMGVYPTKKALEIADEQGLDLVEISPNAKPPVAKVMDYKKFLYEQKKRDKALKAKATKVVVKEIRFGPQTDDHDYEFKKKNAEKFLKDGAKLKAFVFFKGRSIVFKDQGQILLLRLAQDLEEIGKVEQMPKLEGKRMTMFMSPKKTK, encoded by the coding sequence ATTAAAGAAGACCAACACCGTATTAACGGTAAAATACGCAGTGATGAAGTTCGGCTGGTAGGTGATAACGTTGAAATGGGGGTATATCCTACCAAGAAGGCGTTGGAAATTGCAGATGAACAGGGACTGGATCTTGTTGAGATTTCTCCAAACGCCAAACCACCAGTAGCCAAAGTAATGGACTACAAGAAGTTTCTCTATGAGCAAAAAAAGAGAGACAAGGCCTTAAAAGCCAAAGCCACGAAAGTTGTGGTAAAGGAAATTAGGTTTGGACCGCAAACAGATGATCATGATTATGAATTCAAAAAGAAGAATGCAGAGAAATTCCTTAAGGACGGTGCTAAATTAAAAGCATTTGTTTTCTTTAAAGGAAGGTCAATCGTATTTAAGGATCAGGGTCAAATCTTATTACTTCGTCTTGCGCAGGATCTTGAAGAAATTGGCAAAGTAGAACAAATGCCAAAACTGGAGGGAAAACGTATGACGATGTTTATGTCTCCCAAAAAGACCAAATAA